From the Naumovozyma dairenensis CBS 421 chromosome 10, complete genome genome, the window GGAATAATATTAGTATACCTATTGGTAAATGTTATTTTTCAGATAAGGATATCCTATTAAATATCATTGCCGCTAGAGATGCATTCAAAGAAGCATTGGCTAATCAAAAAGCTAAGAGACCTAGTATACTGAGTAAGACTACATTATCAAGTACACATGGTCCTGGAATAGTAATTGATTTCgtgtaaataataatgtgaGGAAATAGCGTGtgaaaaaagaatttcTTGTATATACAGAATTTGTTATTTATTactatataatatatacagGGGAagttaatatattatatatgattatgaatatttgaatgatgataatttatgGATACCGAGAGATTTACACTTTTCAATGAGATAAGAACCATCTacctttcaattttcttctctttaAGATTTTAGATGCTTGTCTATCTCTCATTCTTGATAAAAACCcatatttcctttttcttttcaaagtaCTTGGTTGATAAGTGTTCCCTCTTGATTTCCATCTTTTTTGGTTAATCATAAAGGGAGACGTGGAAGGGAGTATCaaggatgatgatgatgatgatgatgatgctaaCGGGGTGGTGGTAAGCCCGCTGCTAAAAGTATTGGTCATATACGACTGGTTTATTAATGAAGAGATAGTACTAGTAGTAGTTGATGAGAAGGAAGAGAAAGATCTGAGGCCTATGTTGTTGAAGGACTGGTTTGCCATGGATCTTAATGAGAGTAAACTGCAAGCTTTGGAGTACCTGCCTATTTTTTGGAGTATAGATAGAGACATTTGCTGTAATGGGATTGACAGAAGTAGAGATATAGAGACCTGAAATACTCTTCTTTGCTTATAAACAATCCATTCCCGGAGAGCACACCATCAACTCGCAACTCCCCATTGGCAATTGCCAATTGTCTCTCTTATAGAATGAACTTTGTATGTTTTCTCGACTGCGAACCGCGAAACtaacaaaacaaacaaaacaaaaagagAGAGAAGAACATTTTTGTAGCAACAAACAgacaaacaaacaacatCATCAACGAGAAGAACAAACGAGAACTCTGTTGGCAATTGCATATATAAGTCTATTTCCTGAATCCACTCATTAGATAACCCATTAAACAATAGCTAAAGAAGAGAAACTCTCATATATGGCAAGATGTCCTCAACAAACGGGAACAACAAAGTAAATccagatgaagataaagaaaatgccTCTACATTCTATGATCACCATCAGCATTTCCGTAGTGGTAAACCTATATTATTTCCACAAACACCAGCACATTTATTGAAACGTTCCTCATCTATACTATCTAAACAGAAACCCGATATCAAACCTGGTAACTTAGAATTACAACTACAATCAGATGCAGGTGCAGGTGCCGTTCCGCCGAATATATCACCTAGGAGACAATTGttacaattacaaaacAGATTTCCACTATCTAAGaaggataataataatagctTTATACTCaagcaacagcaacagcaatTCGATCACAAgagattgaaaaaatatggttCTGTGTTGGGTTTAGGAACAGATGgtaataatcataataatttgacAAGAATCAAAAGCTTAgtattgaaagatatagacgatgatgataatgctGGTTCGCATACAGATAATTCTACAAATGGGAATATACGAGGTTCATTGAATTATTCTGCTATACCAAATCttgatttcaatattgATACTATCCAAGAACGAAGAAAAGGATCGGACGATGATTCTGAAGATGACGATACTGGTGCTGATGATTTATTCGGtttaaaattgaaacatGCAAtgaacaataacaacaataataataatagtgatGGTAGtggattattatttcatgATTCAAATCATGGATTacatcaattaataaattttaataaGAAGAACATGCCGGAAAAAAATTCCATATCACAAAGCGTTAAGctagataataaaaaggaAGATACATATGACGAGGAGGACGATATAGAATATGCACCAATACGGGAAGATTCATTACCGTATATTCCACAAGGTTATACACCTTTTacaaatgaagatattaataaattgaaagtaTATCATTCTCCATTTGCCATTCATCATGATCATTCAGATTATCAACAAAGTCCGTCGACGTTAGGTGATCCTGaaatgttattatcattacaaTCTTTCGACACTCAAACAGCGACGACGTCATCATCTTGTGCATCGCCTTCGTTATATCCAACAACGCCAATTCATAAAGATACTAATATTAATACTACTGATCAAAAACATAATACTGTTATTCTGAATGTTcacaataatgataacgaGAGCGAAGGCGAGTACGGAGGGGAGCATGATCAAGAAAtagataaaatatataatggCGACGGTctagatgaagatgatttaaatgatCTAATAAATGACTTGCAATGACCTTATATGGAGCCGGTCAGCCATTTGTAACAGTATACATATGtacgtacatacatatTCATAAGATAAGATATGATATGGTATATGATATGATGTAATTTGTCAGgcttttaatatatatatacatatatatatattctccCATATTCAATGAGAGTTGAACAAGTATTAGAGGTTAGTTCAAAGGAAGGGTGGAGTGCGTTAATATAACtacatataataatatagatAACGAacacatacatacatacatacatacatacatacatacatacatacatacatacatacatacatacatacatacatacatacatacatacatacatacatacgAAATGATCATATGAGAACTCCCACCACTTGGGGATGTTGTCGAGGATGTCAGACACTTCACCGACTTGTTTGTGTCGCACTTTTATGTACTTTACTTCATGCCCAGGGAAGGGCCGGGCCCCAGCAGACGAGCCAGGCCGGGGCGGACATTGAATTCCGACGGGGCGGGCAGGGCAGGGACCGCAGGGCCAGACCTCAGCCCTCAGCCCTCAGAACAAACACAGACGACGAAGACGAAGACACAACTCAACACAACTCAACCCTAACGGACCACACAACGACAAAAAGGTGTGGAAGTGGAAGTCAGAATATTATAGATGAAATATAATACGGTAATATGGAAATATACTCATTGAGTCAGTTTTAGAATGGTCTATTTTTGAGCTATTATATACTTACTCACTCACTCACTCATTTCTGTAACCTGTCATCATCcaacatatatatatatatatatatatatatatatatatatatactacTATTACTACTACCTACTAACCTTACTTANNNNNNNNNNNNNNNNNNNNtatatatatatatatcatatcTACATTTACATCCCATAACCTACTTTATCTTTGCGTAACCTCTACCTAGTCCAACTACAAAATAGATTATAGCACCTATAACTGTAACAGCTACTGACTGCATCACACAAAACCTCAAAACATTAAAACTACAAACACTCTCGATATGGCAACCCATACTATTCAGACAGACCTACATGATTTCGAACCTGCTcccaaattatcaataaagGATCTTAATCCAAATGTAATCAAAGCGGAATTTGCCGTAAGAGGTACTATCCCCATGAAGGCACAAGAATTACAAACAcaattaaacaaaaatcCACATTCATTACCCTTCAATGAAATTACTGTTGCAAACATTGGTAATCCACAAGAATTACATCAAAAACCATTAACTTTCGCAAGACAAGTAGTATCAATCTTACAATATCCAGAATTACTAAACCGTCGTAACGAACTAACCTCAACAACACCACCAATATATAACAATGATTCATTCGATCGTgcagaaaaattattaaatgaaattggTGGCTCAGTGGGGGCATACTCTGCATCACAAGGTGTTTATGGTATAAGAAAGACAATAGCTAATTATATAACACAAAGAGATTTAGGTGAATCAGCATCTCCAAATGATATCTTCATGACAACAGGTGCTACTGCGGCAAGttcttatttattatctatCCTTTCTAATGGTCCACAAACAGGAGTATTGTTACCTATACCACAATATCCATTATATACAGCTTTGTTAGCATTACATAACGCTACCATGTTGCCTTACTATCTTGAGGAAGAATCTGGTTGGTCCATTGACACTAACGAGATTGAAAaaacaatcaaaaaaaatgccATGACGAAAGGTATTCAACCAAAAGTTATGGTCATTATAAACCCGGGGAACCCCACAGGATCAATCTTATCTGaagattcattaattaaaatctttaatattgCTGCCAAATATGGGATTGTAATAATAGCTGACGAAgtttatcaagaaaatttatttaatggaAATAAATTCCATTCTTGTAAAAAAGTATTAAGATCTTTACAAAAACAATTCCCCACACAGTATAATAATGTTCAATTAGCATCATTACATTCCACTTCAAAGGGATTATTTGGAGAATGTGGTCAAAGAGGTGGTTATATGGAAATTATTGGTTTCAATAATGATGTTagaaatttgattttaaaattagCTTGTATTGATGTTTGTCCAGTAGTGACAGGTCAAGCAATGATggatttaatgattttacCACCAAAACAAGGTGATCAATCTTATCAATTAGATTGTATCGAACGTCAACAAATTCATAATGATATGTTAAATCGTgctaaaaaattatatgatatgTTTTCTCATATGGAGGGAATTCAGTGTCAAAAACCACAAGGTGCAATGTATTTATTCCCAaggttattattatcaacaaaggtaattgatgaagctaagaaatttgaaatggaACCAGATGAATTTTATTGtcatgaattattaaatgaaacTGGGATTTGTACCGTACCTGGTTCAGGATTCGGTCAAAAGCCAAATACGTATCATTTAAGAACTACCTTTTTGGCACCGGGAGATCAATGGATTAACAAATGGGAAAAATTCCATAAAGCATTCCTTAAAAGATATACCTAATTacataataaattaattaataatacgTAATCCTTCAAACCTAATTATCATCTGATTTATTCTatgggaaaaaaaaaaaaacttttaCTCGGACTACTACTCTACATACCTCATACATACAAGCATACATATGGTTCCAACCGTTCCCAAACAAGATTCTCAACAATGCATCTACGTACGTTAAGTGCCTCATAATATAAACGTGAGTAATTAAATAAGCACCTACCTGAgtaataaagaaagaaaagacaACTCAACAAAGATTCGATGCCAAAGGTTTACGTACCTACAACTATGTATGGATCTTGAAGGGAGACAATTGCAGTGAACTGAAGTGACGCCCGACGAACATTCTTTCGATAAAAAGCGACGCGGAATTAGTTATTCAATCAACCTCTTCACAGAAGaacatacatacatacatacatacatacgtaaatcatttttatttctattttcatttgaaacagcacataaataaatatgtatGCATGCAGGAGGTTGTAACATTCAGAACAAAATGCCCTATCAGGGGTATGGAACTCCCAGATTCGAGCGTATATGTAAGCATATGTATTTATGGTAACATTGTTGGATTTGccagaaaaaaaaaaaaataataataataataaaaaggCAAAGGATTGGTCGACGCTATTTTGCTGATCTGCCATGTTCATTCTTGATTTTAAACCTGCCTACATACGTAAATTTATACATACTTAAGTACAAAGCATATGAGCCGGTTGAACCATTTATACACAATGGCCTGCGTACGCACCTGCCAATCGAATAGATTATCTTGTAGTAGTTCTGTCCTGAAACTTCGAAGATGCTTTGAAGAAGCCAAGATACACgtcatatataataaaaaacaatttGATCGGTTCTAATCTGGCCCAGAAAAAAGGTCTAAAATCGTAACTAGCGGCTAAATTGGGAAATACAAGCCAAATAAGACAAAAATATACCACCAACCTGTGTCTTAAATATCGAGAATTTTTCATGTAACTTTAAATCTAGGGGATAATTTAGGACTAATTgaactatatatatatatatatatatatatatNNNNNNNNNNNNNNNNNNNNAACAatatttgttattttttttttttaattgtcaaaacaagaaacatttttatttactaaattattattttgaaaaactaATCATAACAAACCCCATTTAACTAACTAACCAATCACAATATAAAATGAACACCAAATTTACCGTTTTATTAGCTGCCATTGCTTCCGCTTCTGTCGCTTCTGCTGCTGTCGCTAACACAACTACCGAAATTGCTGAATTGAAAGTTTTATTAGACGATGttaaatcaaatttaaatgattaCGTTGCTTTAGCATTTACTCCAGATTCAGGTGTCTCTTTAGATACCTTACCAGCTGGTGTATTAGACGTTGGTAAAGCTTTATTTACAGCTAGTGATGATTCCTACACAACTTTATACGCTAACGTCGATTTCGATGGTGTCAGTTCTTTAATGACTAAATTACCATGGTATCAATCAAGATTGGAAGCTCCTTTACAATCCATTGCTAACTCAAATTAATATCTTGCGTTGTTGtgtttttttgaaagagaatcttgaaaacaaagatgttattaatgatgaatatgaatatggaaagaaaacaaagccaaaaataaaaaataaaaacaaaaccttttttttctaaaaagTGTAAAAAAGGAGTAAATAAGGAACTGATTACGtataaagaataaatagaacttaataatataaaggaaaaattacactttcaaaaaaacaatttgTTGTctataaagataatatcaTACATATATCTATGTTATATAATATGTATAATGTTcataagaaaataaataaccGTAGTGCCAGTCAGAGCTCTActgaatattttatattatcatcatcgtcacCTACAACTGCAAGGGAATCATTTTCTACCCTTTCATTGTAGTAAGATGTTGACGGCCCTTGGATTTCACCACTTTCATCTCTCGATACATCATAAGAAATATCATTAGATTTATCACGTTTATCTAAGTACTTTTGCTCAGTTTCTTTTTCGTCTTTTTCCTCTtcagcatcatcattattattactatccGCATTATCCTCTGGATTAGAATCGATTTGTATttgatcttcttcttcttcttcaatattctCTTCCACATGGTTATCATTCATTATCGATTCgctttctttttctttatctgTCGATGAAGAAATACCATACACAGGTCGTCTTTTCAACTGTTCCTCGTCATACTCATAATCAGGGTGTTCATAAGCAAGATCTTGATCCgtattcttattattattatcttccTGTTCAGAATCATATTCTTCACCCAGCATAGCATCATAGTTATCAATATTAGGATCCTTAACTTTCTCTTCCAAATAAATTGAACCATTACCTATTTGTACTATATTATCCTTTGGTAATGttctaataatttgttcatatttttcaatactCTTATGTGTAACATCTTTAACATTACATGTAAGTAAATCAACTGGGACTCCACATGCTCTATCATTATGTTTTGTATTATAATTGTGAGGCCCATATTTCAAACACATTGTCCAATCATTTAAACATTCTTTTCTATGGCCTTCTAATAgaattttcatttgtttgACACCTCTTGTATGGAAACGTTTTGCTGTCTTCATACCAAGGCCTACAttaatttgatatttttccaCAATGGCTTCAAAGATATCAAATGCATCTTGTGTATTTAATGAAACagtttcaataaatattggTATTCTGggtaaattgaaaagtaaTTTAGCAATAGCGGAAactaaatttttaaatttagtATTCTTCAATGGTTCTAACATTATATATCTTGATCGATAATCTCTACAATATATGACATGTGAATATTTCCCTTCAATTTTCTTACCATTAAATGgttcaaaaatttcaatatgaACTCTTTCCAATGGTAACATTCccttataataattaacATGCTTAAATTTTAAAAGTGGACCAACAAGTTTACTTGGATTACAAACTGAACAAAATTGAACGGCTTTGTATAAGAAATCACGAGTTATATTAGCATAAATAGATGAAAGTGCTACATGACATCTCCTATATTGTGCATGatcattcattaaatggcatgtcatcatcatttcatataataacaCGGGATCACAAACAATTCTATTGCCTCTCAATTGATCACGTACTCTACCTTCATTATCAGCAAcatatcttcttttaaacAAGGCACATCTAGTGGGAGCATGGAAATGAGGGAAATTCGCAGCTAATGTTTCTTCAGTTAATGATTTTGTTCGAATTAATTCATAAACTACTTCATCTAATTGGCCATGTATCGATCTTTGGAAATTTAGAAAAGTTACCTCCCCACGTTTCAATAAATCTACATCAACTTCTGGATCCACATAATCCATGTATGATTCTCCTACATTGGGGATCAAATAAGAACCATAGTGACGTCTTTTCGGATCTCTCTCGTCTTCATTAccatcatcgtcatcacCGTTTACTTCGGACCTAGGACGTGTCATAGACCCCTTATTACTGGTAGCAGCTCCTTCCTCTTCACTATTAGAACCTTCTATACCGTTTTTTTGTATCGAGTTCTCGtgtagttgttgttgttcttcatcattatcatcatcaccttcttcattaaCGAATAAAGTCGCTCGATCTcttaaagaatttgatgGCGTTCTAGTCTCTGTCATTAGTTAACTTCAGTTATAAATACTGTAATGGGTTATGGTAAGACTTTTAAATAAACCTGAAAGGCTTGATCACTTCACTTCACTTCACCACGTTACctcaattaataattcttgtttCTTAATATGATGAGTATTTTTTTCGAaagtttattatatattgcAAATTTCCCAAAGAGCTGGGCGGCAGCGACTACTAAGTACAATAAACTGAAACTTCTGTATGTATCTACG encodes:
- the ALT2 gene encoding alanine transaminase ALT2 (similar to Saccharomyces cerevisiae YDR111C and YLR089C; ancestral locus Anc_8.263), encoding MATHTIQTDLHDFEPAPKLSIKDLNPNVIKAEFAVRGTIPMKAQELQTQLNKNPHSLPFNEITVANIGNPQELHQKPLTFARQVVSILQYPELLNRRNELTSTTPPIYNNDSFDRAEKLLNEIGGSVGAYSASQGVYGIRKTIANYITQRDLGESASPNDIFMTTGATAASSYLLSILSNGPQTGVLLPIPQYPLYTALLALHNATMLPYYLEEESGWSIDTNEIEKTIKKNAMTKGIQPKVMVIINPGNPTGSILSEDSLIKIFNIAAKYGIVIIADEVYQENLFNGNKFHSCKKVLRSLQKQFPTQYNNVQLASLHSTSKGLFGECGQRGGYMEIIGFNNDVRNLILKLACIDVCPVVTGQAMMDLMILPPKQGDQSYQLDCIERQQIHNDMLNRAKKLYDMFSHMEGIQCQKPQGAMYLFPRLLLSTKVIDEAKKFEMEPDEFYCHELLNETGICTVPGSGFGQKPNTYHLRTTFLAPGDQWINKWEKFHKAFLKRYT
- the MRX14 gene encoding mitochondrial 54S ribosomal protein bL34m (similar to Saccharomyces cerevisiae YDR115W; ancestral locus Anc_8.267), translating into MSLSILQKIGRYSKACSLLSLRSMANQSFNNIGLRSFSSFSSTTTSTISSLINQSYMTNTFSSGLTTTPLASSSSSSSSLILPSTSPFMINQKRWKSRGNTYQPSTLKRKRKYGFLSRMRDRQASKILKRRKLKGRWFLSH
- the PDS1 gene encoding securin (similar to Saccharomyces cerevisiae PDS1 (YDR113C); ancestral locus Anc_8.265), with product MSSTNGNNKVNPDEDKENASTFYDHHQHFRSGKPILFPQTPAHLLKRSSSILSKQKPDIKPGNLELQLQSDAGAGAVPPNISPRRQLLQLQNRFPLSKKDNNNSFILKQQQQQFDHKRLKKYGSVLGLGTDGNNHNNLTRIKSLVLKDIDDDDNAGSHTDNSTNGNIRGSLNYSAIPNLDFNIDTIQERRKGSDDDSEDDDTGADDLFGLKLKHAMNNNNNNNNSDGSGLLFHDSNHGLHQLINFNKKNMPEKNSISQSVKLDNKKEDTYDEEDDIEYAPIREDSLPYIPQGYTPFTNEDINKLKVYHSPFAIHHDHSDYQQSPSTLGDPEMLLSLQSFDTQTATTSSSCASPSLYPTTPIHKDTNINTTDQKHNTVILNVHNNDNESEGEYGGEHDQEIDKIYNGDGLDEDDLNDLINDLQ
- the NDAI0J01370 gene encoding SRP1/TIP1 family protein → MNTKFTVLLAAIASASVASAAVANTTTEIAELKVLLDDVKSNLNDYVALAFTPDSGVSLDTLPAGVLDVGKALFTASDDSYTTLYANVDFDGVSSLMTKLPWYQSRLEAPLQSIANSN
- the FOB1 gene encoding replication fork barrier binding protein FOB1 (similar to Saccharomyces cerevisiae FOB1 (YDR110W); ancestral locus Anc_8.262); protein product: MTETRTPSNSLRDRATLFVNEEGDDDNDEEQQQLHENSIQKNGIEGSNSEEEGAATSNKGSMTRPRSEVNGDDDDGNEDERDPKRRHYGSYLIPNVGESYMDYVDPEVDVDLLKRGEVTFLNFQRSIHGQLDEVVYELIRTKSLTEETLAANFPHFHAPTRCALFKRRYVADNEGRVRDQLRGNRIVCDPVLLYEMMMTCHLMNDHAQYRRCHVALSSIYANITRDFLYKAVQFCSVCNPSKLVGPLLKFKHVNYYKGMLPLERVHIEIFEPFNGKKIEGKYSHVIYCRDYRSRYIMLEPLKNTKFKNLVSAIAKLLFNLPRIPIFIETVSLNTQDAFDIFEAIVEKYQINVGLGMKTAKRFHTRGVKQMKILLEGHRKECLNDWTMCLKYGPHNYNTKHNDRACGVPVDLLTCNVKDVTHKSIEKYEQIIRTLPKDNIVQIGNGSIYLEEKVKDPNIDNYDAMLGEEYDSEQEDNNNKNTDQDLAYEHPDYEYDEEQLKRRPVYGISSSTDKEKESESIMNDNHVEENIEEEEEDQIQIDSNPEDNADSNNNDDAEEEKDEKETEQKYLDKRDKSNDISYDVSRDESGEIQGPSTSYYNERVENDSLAVVGDDDDNIKYSVEL